Genomic segment of Serinicoccus hydrothermalis:
CGCCGTGCAGGTCGGCGTGCAGCGGCAGGACGTCCGCCCCGGCCGCGACCCGCTCGAACGTCTCCGTGCACCGGGCGGTCGCCGCCCGGACGACGGCGGCGAGCCGGGCGTCGTCGGCGCAGGCGCCGGTGAGCACGTCGGAGTCGCCGAAGAGCGGCTCGGCGAGGGCGGGGAGGCGGCCGGCGACCGCCGCGCCCCAGAGCTCGGCCTGGTCGTGGAGCTGCGCGGTCAGCTCGCCGAGCGCCCGGCACTGCTCCAGCGTCCCGACGACGCCGAGGTCCTCGCCGGGCAGCCAGCCGCTCGCGGTGACGAGGACCTCACGGCCCACCGACTCCGAGGGCACCCGGGCGAGATACCCGCCCCGCAGCGTGGGGACCGGGTCGGGGACGAGCACCTCGGTCTGCGTCGCGAGGGCGTGCTGCCACTCCTGCTGCGCCTCGACCGCCTCCGGGGAGCTCGCCGAGTTGGTGTTGACCCGCAGCGCGACCGTGCGCTGCGCCGTCTCCAGCCGGAACGTCGTGTTGTAGCCGTGCAGGACCAGCTCCACACCGGTCGGCTCCAGCCCGAACTGCGGCGCGGCAGCCAGCGCCACCGTCCGCAGCAGCTCGACCTGGCTCAGCTCGTCGAGGTCCCGGTATGCCGTCCCCACCGGGCCGGGCGTCCTACCAGGCCTGGCCGGGGTCGTAGGCGGCCGTGGTGTCGACGTCCTCGGACCGCTTGACCGTGGCCTCGATGAGGCCGTAGGGGCGGTCGTCGGCGTGGTGGACCTCGCGGTTGTTCTCGATGCCGTAGGGAGAGAGGTCGATGACGAAGTGGTGCACGTTCGGGCAGGAGAAGCGCACGTCGAGCACCGAGGGCGCCGCGTCGAGCACGGCCTGGCCCATCTCCCAGACGGTCTGCTGCAGCGCGTAGCTGTAGGACGAGGCGAAGGCGCCGGTCATGGCGTCCAGGACCGCGGCGAAGGAGGCGTCCCAGTCGACGTCGGTGCCCTCGTGCGCCCACTGCGCGCGGACGGCGGTCGCCATGATCCGGTCGTCGGTGGGCTTGAGCGAGGTGAAGCGGTCCTGGAAGAAGCCGTGGAACTCGCTGTCCGTCGTCTTGAGCACGGTGAGGTTCTTGACCCCGGAGACGACGCTCACGCCCTCGGCGGAGCGGCGCACCGACACGGTGCGGACGTAGTCACCCGCCTTGACGAAGGCGTGCGGGTGGTCGTGCGAGCGGCGCCAGCCGAAGGCCTCGACGGTGATCCGCGCGGAGTGGACGTGCTCGACGGTGTCGACGAAGTGGTTGGCGAGCGCGAGGGCCAGCCCCTCCGGCGTCCGGGCCTCCTCACCGTGCTCCTTGGTGAAGCCGTAGACCGTGTTCTTCGTGGCGTCGGTGGTGAGCACCTTGGCGTTGTCGCCGGTGAGGTGGGTGTCG
This window contains:
- the pucL gene encoding factor-independent urate hydroxylase, translating into MSSNGYVLGHSQYGKAETHVVRVYRDDPEAPHDIVDYNVSVALSGDFADTHLTGDNAKVLTTDATKNTVYGFTKEHGEEARTPEGLALALANHFVDTVEHVHSARITVEAFGWRRSHDHPHAFVKAGDYVRTVSVRRSAEGVSVVSGVKNLTVLKTTDSEFHGFFQDRFTSLKPTDDRIMATAVRAQWAHEGTDVDWDASFAAVLDAMTGAFASSYSYALQQTVWEMGQAVLDAAPSVLDVRFSCPNVHHFVIDLSPYGIENNREVHHADDRPYGLIEATVKRSEDVDTTAAYDPGQAW
- a CDS encoding phosphotransferase enzyme family protein, producing MGTAYRDLDELSQVELLRTVALAAAPQFGLEPTGVELVLHGYNTTFRLETAQRTVALRVNTNSASSPEAVEAQQEWQHALATQTEVLVPDPVPTLRGGYLARVPSESVGREVLVTASGWLPGEDLGVVGTLEQCRALGELTAQLHDQAELWGAAVAGRLPALAEPLFGDSDVLTGACADDARLAAVVRAATARCTETFERVAAGADVLPLHADLHGGNLKWHEGRLAVFDFDDSGVGPPVLDLAISSFYLRDGDDAPERAMLEGYARRRPLPDVEPADVEALIASRQLLLANALLASTTAAFRADAAAYLQVTGDRLAHWLDTGRFTRAQPG